The Pygocentrus nattereri isolate fPygNat1 chromosome 1, fPygNat1.pri, whole genome shotgun sequence genome window below encodes:
- the igf1 gene encoding insulin-like growth factor I isoform X3, translated as MVKRRARGARLQCTMRCMSCTHTLSLVLCVLALTPAAVQAGPETLCGAELVDTLQFVCGDRGFYFSKPTGYGPPSRRTHNRGIVDECCFQSCELRRLEMYCAPVKSGKTPRSLRAQRHTDVPKTQKKSVSGHSHPSCKEVHQKNSSRGNAGGRNFRM; from the exons TGTACCATGCGCTGCATGTCCTGCACCCACACCCTGTCGCTGGTGCTGTGCGTCCTGGCGCTGACTCCGGCGGCCGTGCAGGCGGGGCCCGAGACGCTGTGTGGGGCGGAGCTCGTGGACACGCTGCAGTTTGTGTGTGGAGACAGAGGCTTTTATTTCA GCAAGCCAACAGGTTATGGCCCTCCGTCCCGGCGGACACACAACCGTGGCATCGTGGACGAATGCTGCTTCCAGAGCTGTGAGCTGCGGCGACTCGAGATGTATTGTGCGCCAGTCAAATCTGGTAAAACACCACGATCTCTACGAGCGCAGCGGCATACAGACGTCCCCAAAACACAGAAG AAATCCGTGTCTGGCCATAGCCACCCATCGTGTAAG GAGGTTCATCAGAAGAACTCGAGCCGAGGGAACGCCGGGGGGAGGAACTTTAGAATGTAA